The window GTCCGTTAATACTGTGGAGTGTACCGTCAAGCTCACTGAAATCCAATTCATGAATGGCTGTATTAAACGCAACCTGTTCCTTCAGCAGTTCAACTTTTTTCTGATTTGAAACGGAGGCATCGCTGAAGACAGGCATACGCGCTATACCTTCAAGGAATTGCTGAACTGCGGTAATGCGCCCGTCAATAATTTCGGCAACATCAGTCGCCTTGTCGATTAAGTGATCTTCCACCTTTTCGGTAACGGCTTTACGGGCGATACGGGTCGCAAGAAAACCTTCCACCGAAGCAGCTATGGCTATCAATAGACCAAAAACTATGATCAGTTTGTAGCGGATTGAAAAACGTTTTTTCATCTATGGTCCTCCTCTTTTAGATTGACAGGTCTCAATCCAAGACACGATGTATACCTTATCAAAGAGCTGTAGCTATTTAAAAATATTTGGTCAGAGGCATCCCTCGGCTGCTAGGCTTCGAATTTTATCCGGCATGCACGTTTTATGCCAAGTATTTTTGAAAAACTTTTTGCACTTTTTTTGCGAGAAGACTTGTAATTGCTATTGAAGTCTTCTCTATCATTGTTATAAAGTATACCATGCCTTCCCGCATACTGCAAGCTTTAAAAGAATTTTTTTTAGTTTTTCTGAACTTTCAAGCGCTTCCTTGAGAAGATAGAAAAACATCATCCAAAAATTCAATAAAAACAACACCGGCTTACACTTTAAATTTCCCAACTTCTTCCACAAGATTTTGTATACTGGCCTTATTTTTTTGGCTTATATCGTTTACTTCCTGTATGGCATTGCTAATCTGCAACGCACCGGCAGCCATCTCGTTCATACTGTCGGTAATTATGCGGGTCAGAGCGTCAAGTTTTTGCATTTCTTTAGCTACATTCTCACCGCCTCGCAGCATTTCTGCGGAACCGTCATTTACCTGACTGGTTACCATGTTTATATCGCGAATAGCCGACAAGACTTCCTTGCTGCCGTTTTCCTGTTCACGCATAGCGTCCATTAGGTTTTGGCTCATCGTTTTGACTTGTTCCGAAAGGGTAAAAATAGCGTTGAACTTTTCTTCTGCCGTTTTTGAAGAGGATGAAAGAGCTTCAATTTCTCCCGACAGAAGTTTGAGGGTAGAAGTGATTGCCTTTCCTTGGCTACTGGATTCTTCTGCGAGCTTTCTGATTTCATCGGCTACAACGGCAAAACCTTTGCCTGCTTCTCCTGCATGAGCAGCTTCGATGGCAGCGTTCATCGCCAAAAGATTAGTCTGTGAGGCTATGTGCTGAATGACACTAGAGGCCTCCAATAAACCACCCGATTCTTCCGTTATTTTCTGCGTAACGCTGTTTGCTCCGGTAATAGTGTCTTTACCGTCAGCGGTAGCGGACGCAAGCGTTTTTATAACATCATCGGTTTTGCCGAGCGTCTGTGTAATAGAAGCTATGTTTCCTACCATCTGCTCGATAGCTGAAGAAGATTCTGCGACATTCGCTGCCTGATTTTCAATACTTCCGTTCAGCTGTTTTATTGTGCGGATAATTTCTTCGATGGTAGCTGCGGTTTCGCTAACGCTTGCCGCTTGGGTAAAAGCTTGCTGCTTTACGCCGTCAATGTTGGCACTTATTTGATGTATGGCACTGGCGGTTTCGGTCATATTCGACGCAAGCTCGTTGCCGATATCTTCCATATCTCCGGTGTTTAGACCTACTTGTTTAACCGATGAACTTATTTTTGAAATAGTTTGATTAAAATATCCCGACAAATCGGTAATTTCATCGTTACCGCGTATTGGAAGACGCACAGTTAAATCTCCCTCTCCTTGTGCAATGTTTTTCAAGGCTGAAACGGCAGTTTTTATAGGTTTTACTATGGTGCCGGCTATAAAAAAGACAATTAATTGTGCAATCAAAAAGGTTATCACACCTGTACCGATCATTGAAGTACCCAGGGTATTTACCGATCCCATAAATTCATTTACGGGGGCATTTATAACAATAGTCCAGCCGGTAGTTTTCATCTTAGCATGTGAAGCGATTTTACTTACGCCCTTGTATTCATAAAAACCGATGGAAGACTCGTCGGCTTTTACCGCCATTCTTTCAAATTCTGCAAGGGAAGCATAAGCTGCATTCTTTTTTGCCTCTTCACTGAAATTCATATGGCCGGTTACCAATTCTTCATCTCTATCGGCAATGGTAGTTCCCGTAAGCCCTAAAATGTAGCAAATACCGGTTTTCCCGACAACTATGTCAGATATATATTCCGATAACAGTAAGCCTTTAACGTCGGCGGACAAAACTCCGACTATGGTATCGGTAGAATCGAGAATAGGGACGGCAAAGGTTGTTACGAGTGTTCCGGTTGCCCTTTCTATATACGGTTCAGTAACAAATTTTTTTCCTGCAAGAGCCGCTTTAAACCATTCTCGGTCGCTTACCTGAACTGAACCTCCCGCATAATAAAAGGTTCCATTTGTATCCGTTATATCTAATTCTTTTATACGGTCGTTAAAACGAGACTCTTTTTGTAAAAAGGATACTATTTGGCTATAAGAATAAGAAGAATCCGACAACTCAGGCATACGGGCAATGCCCTCGAGAAACTGAAAAAGAGCCGTGACGCGCCCATCAATAATTTCTGCAATATCGGCCGCCTTGTCGAGTAAATGCGTATCGACTTTTTCTGCTAACGCTTTGCGAGCAGTACGAGTTGCAAGAAAACCTTCCATCGAAGAAGCGATGGCTATCAATACTCCGAAGACTATAATCAGTTTGTAGCGGATTGAAAAACGTTTTTTCATTTATGGTACTCCTTTTTTTAGATTGACAAGTCTCAATCCACGACATGATGTATATCTTATTTTTCCAAGCATCCCAAAGAAATCAATCTTTGATTAAGGCTTGAAAAGAGCATAATTCTATCGCCTTCAATGTCGAATTTTATTTTTTCGCCTATTTTGTAGGTTATATTTAAAAACACGACACCCGTTAAAAGAAGGTTCCCCACCTTAATCTTAACGGTAGTTTCCATACCTGTGGGCATCGAGCTGTATATAGAACCTGTCAATTTTCCGTTTTCGTGTATTTTAATAAACTCGGGGCGGACTCCGATGATAAAATCTTTTTCAGTCGGTATGGGAGAATTTAAATCAAACTCCGCTTCATCGGCCTTTGCAATGTGATACTTAAAAGGCAAAATCTTATTTTCCTTTTCTGCATTTTTTGTGCGTTCGGCTTCTTCTTCTCTTTGTTTTTTAATTTCGGCCTCCGTTTTCAAAAGCCATTCTTTATAATCGATTTTTTGAGCCGGCTTAAACTTAAATTGCAAGCCTTCTAAACAACTTAAATTAAAATCTCCGTCTGCAGAGGTTTCGCCCGCAGCTTCTATAAAATTTATCGAAGGATTTCCTATAAAGTCTGCGGTAAATAAGTTTACCGGTTTTTCATAGATATCCAAGGGAGCATCATATTGCTGCAAAAGACCGTTATCCATCAAGCATATCTTTGTTGCCAGAGTCATAGCCTCCAGCTGATCATGGGTAACATAGATGAATGTCGATTTTGTATCCAAATGAAGACGCTGCAATTCACTCCGCATTTCAAGCCGGAGTTTTGCATCAAGGTTTGAAAGAGGCTCATCCATAAAAAGCACCTTGGGCCCGGGAGCCAGGGTTCGGGCAATGGCAACCCTTTGCTGCTGTCCACCTGAAAGTTCATTGGGATACCGATCCATAAACATTCCGATTTTTACGATGCGGGAAACACGGCGAACTATTAAGTCTATTTCTTCGTTTTCAAGCTTGCGTATTTTTTTTATAACTTCGCCTTTTTCATCTACAAGTTCGTAGTTATTATTTACCGAGAATCCGGTTTTCTTGTGCTTCTCTAAAAGAGATGCCCTCTTTTCATCCAAACCGGAAATTATTGATCTTACTTTTTCTTCACGATTTTCAGCTTTTTCAAGCCCATAAGACAAAACCGTTTTTGCCGTATATTCCGAAATAATAAAGTTGTCTATTAACTTTATCAAGGCTGTTTTTTCGTCAAGTCTATTACCTTTTTTCTTGTCTTTAGTCTGCGAGTCGATAATAATTTCCACAGCTTTTCCACATTCATTTAAAATCTTTTTTAAGTCATCTATTCTTTTAATTTCAAAATCGCAGAGAGGCATGATTTCTTTGATGTTTTTTAAGCCGAAACTTATGTTCTCATAAACGGTCATATTCGGCCAAAGGGCATAGTTTTGAAACAAAAAACCGACCTTTCTTTTGTTTGCAGGAATGTTTATACCTTGCTCGCTGTCAAAAACCGTTTCCCCGTCGATGATTATCTTTCCTCTTGTCGGAGTTTCAAGACCGGCAATCATTCTAAGAGTTGTTGTTTTGCCGCAGCCTGAAGGCCCCAGCAGGGTAATAAACGAATTATTTTCTATGGTTAAATTTAAATTATCCGTTCCGTAAAATTTTCCCCATCTTTTTGTAAGGTTTTGTAAAATTATCTCAGGCATTATTGACCTCCTACACCCGTATCGATTCCGGCCTTTGTAAGCTTGTTTAATCCGAAATTTACGGCCAAAATAAATATAATTAAAATTAAGTTGATTGCACTCGAAAAGGCGTATAAGCCCATTTCGTCGTAATAGTCAAGCATGGTTGTGCTTATTTTGGACTGACTGCACAAGAGCATAAATAGGGTCAATTCCCTAACACAGGTTATAAAGGGCAAAAGATAGCCGCTTAAAATTGCCGTCTTTTGAATGGGAATTATTATCCTTGTCATACGTTTATGCCAGGGCGTGTCCTGTATCAAAGCAGACTCTTCTATTTCATTGCTGATTTGAAGCATAGAGTTAAGAGAGCTCCTCGACGAAAAAGGAATATACTTAATTGTTCCGACTATTATTAAAAGCAAAAAGGTATCATATATTCCCAGCATAGATCCGAATATAAAGAAGGCTATACCTACTGCAAGCGAAGGTAAAAGGTAGGGCAAAAAAGCTATGTCGTTTACGTAATTTGCAAACTTGTTTCTTCTGTGCTTGCTTACCGAATAGCCTATCAAAAGCCCTATCGTTCCTGCAAGGAAGGCGCAGAAAAAGGCAACAATCATAGTTCCTTTAAAACTCATCCAAAAGGCACGGTTATATAAAATACCGAATTGTCCGTACATACCGACATCTTCGGTCGAGTGATGCGTCCACCATTTTAAGGTTAGGTTTGCAAAATTACCTGTCCTAAAAAAGCTGTAGTCTCCGGGGTTGGGCAAAAAGGTTTCAAAGGCAAAGGAAATAACGGGGTATATTCCGGTAAATAAGGTAAAGATAATTAAAATAGCAGGAATTAAATATTGCCCGATTTTTCCCACATTTACCTTGCTGACCTGTCCGCTCTTTCCCGTAATTGTGGTATAGTTTTTTCGGGATTTCATGCTGAGCCTGTTTGTAATCAGTATTAAAATTCCGAAGAGCATCATCACTACGCCGATAATACTTGCCTGCCCCGTCCTTACAACCTTTAAGTCTATATATTTGGTGGAAAGGGTTGTCAGTTTTAAATAGTGCGGAACGGGATAGCTACCCATAGCGCTGCCGAAAACGAGCAAGATGGTCGATAGGATGGCAGGTCTTAATAATGGAAGGGTTACTTTGCGGAAAATTTTTGATTTTGAGGTATTTAAAATCAAGGCAGCTTCTTCCAAATTGGAATCCATATTTTTAAATATGCCGCCGATTAAAATATAGGCAAAGGCTGCATAGTGCAGGGATAGAACAACAATTGCGGGGAATAGACCCTCAGCCCACCATGCAGGCATTGTAACTCCGAAAAGGTCTGCAAGTATTCCGTTAGAGCCTCCCGTGACGGCAGTACTCTTAAATAAGTTTATCCAAGTAAGAGCCAATGTCCACTGAGGCATTATATACGGAAAAATAAAAACAACATTCAGATATTTTTTGCATTTTATATTTGTGCGTGTAATCAAATATGCAAAAACTCCGCCTATTAAGATAGCTCCTATACAGCTGAATATCGCAAGCAACAGCGTGTTTGTAAGCGGACCCCAAAAATTTCTCGACGAAAGGGAGCCGGTAAAAATATCCTTCCAATTAAAGACGGTAAAACCGTTCGGCCCATGCATAGCATCTATGGTTCCGGGATGAACCGCAACCGTGTCCAAAAGAATAGTTACTACCGGAGCTATAGTCGTAACAGAGAGCACAACACCGAATATAAGCAATATCAGGTTTTGAGGTTTTCTAAAAAAATCCTTACTTTGATTTAAAAAAACCGGAATTGTCTTAGTCAAAGTCTCCTCCATAAATTAACTTCCTTACGATTATACTATAACTCGAGCTTTTACGCAATATTTTTCTAAAATTATATTCTAAAATTAAGATATATTTACTAATGATGATTTTATTCCCATTCTAACGGCTGGTTTATATTACTTTTTTTTGTTATACTGATCGACGAGGAGATATGCGGTTTATAAAAAACCGCTTGAACTTTTTTGAGGAGAAGAAGATGTTCAAGAAACTATTGTACTCGCTTAAACTGGTTTTTAAACTAAATCCGTTAAGCTTGGTCTTAATTTTTACTTTTGCAATAATTTCTGCAATATGCAGTGCCGTTTTATTGGTCTATATAAAGGCTCTGACAGCAAGTCTAACGGCTTCATCGAGTTTAAATACTTTTGTTCAGACAAATATGCTTAATCTGACAATAGCAGGCCTTTGCTTTTTGCTTACGGTTTCAGTTTCAAAATATCAGTCCGTATATTGCGAAAAAGCGGCTCTCAAAATAAATAAAAAAATAAACGCTTCTATTCTTAGCAAGGCGGAAAAGTTATACGGCTTACAGCATTTAAAGGATAGACAGTATTTTGTAACCATCGAAAAATTAAATATGGGAGATTTTGTAATTGAAAATTATTTAATTTCTTTTTCGCCTCTTATTGCCTTAATTGTTAATACAATCTGTATTTCCCTACTTTTTAATTTTATCACTCCGGTTTTACTAGTCGTATTAATTGCCGCAAATATTCCTTCATTTTTTATACGAAAAAAAGTTGCAAAAATCAAGCAAGAAGAGATTGAAAAAGGAAATATCCCATCTTCAGCACTTGAGTATTATTTTAGAAAATCGCTTGATGCCGCGGCTGCAAAAGATTTTAGACTCTTTGCATTTACCGGCCTTTTCCTGAAAAAAATTGATACCTGTTTTTCAGAATTAAAAAATTTAAGAATGAATTCCATTTCTAAAACTTCAAGATGGAATTTGCTTAATCTACTCATAAAACTTATATGCACCGCAGGTATTTTCTTTTTATTCTTTAAATCAATCATATCCGCAGAGATGTCTACCGGTGCAATTATGATGATCGTTGTAGTTCTCTTTCAGCTTTCTTCAAACATTTCAGGTATCGGTTCTTTTTGGGCTTATTTACAAAAAGAATTGGATTACTTTTATAATTACAAATATTTTTTGAGCTTACAAACTATCCAAAACGGTAAGTTGATATTTAATGAACCGGTTTCTTCAATTGAATTTAAGTCGGTTTCTTTCGGATATGACAGAAGAATGGTTTTAGAAAACCTCTCCTTTAAAATAGATTCAAAAAAGGTATTTGCCCTTGTCGGCGAAAACGGCGCAGGAAAATCTACAATTGTAAAACTGCTTTTACGGTTTATAGAGCCCATCAGCGGCGAAATACTGATTAACGGCATTCCCATAAAAGAATTTGAAATAGAATCTTATAGAAACGCAATTTCGGTTATCTTTCAAAATTTTATGCGATACGGACTTTCTGCAAAGGATAATATATTTGCAAATCAAGATATTTCAAAATATAACAATATTGACTCAATATTATCTTCTCCTTTTTTTAAAAAATTGCCAAATCAAGAAAACACCCAATTAAATATGGGTTTCGGCGGTTATGATATTTCAGGCGGAGAATGGCAGCGCATTGCCGTCATGCGCGCCTTAAGTAAACCTTACAGCCTTTTTATTGCCGATGAGCCTACTGCAAATATAGACCCAATCGAAGAATATAATATTTTCCAAACAATTATAAAAAAGACAAAGGGTATCAGGTTGATTATTACACACCGAATGGGAAGCATAAAAAATTGCGATGAAATTTTCGTATTAAGGAACGGAAAAATAGAAATAAGCGGCCCCCATTCCGAAATTATGCAAAAGTCCGAATATTATGCAAGCCTTTACAATTCACAAAAGTCTATGTACACCCATATTGAAAAAGGAGAAGCAAATGAAAACTAAAAACTCTGTAATTTTTCTTCCCATTAAAATAATGTTTAAAGCCGACAGCGTAAAATTGATTTGGCTCTTGTTAATAGCAATTACTTCCGGATATCTTAATTATTTTGTTTTAAAATCTTTAGATTTAATACTCAATTCGAATATATCAAAGCTATTTACTCCTGAAATGATAAGTCTGACAATCCTTCCGGCTCTTTTATATTTTTTTATCTCTATTTTGAATTTTGTTTCAAGCACTATAATTGAAAAGCTGGAATACAAAACAGGCCTTTATATCAATAATCTTATTATAAAAAGATCTTTCGGGTTTAAGGGAATCGGAATTTTTGAACATCCTGATTATATCGATATGTCATACACCCTTGCAAATGCAAAGTCAGTTATGGCATCTTCAGTACGAGAGTTATTTACATTTTTAAGCCTTGTATTAAACCTTATTTTTTATGTTTTCTTTTTTGCAAAAATAGAATTAATCTTTCTTTTAATTTTAATTCCGGCATTATTGCCTATTTATTTTACCGAAAAAGCAAAAGCAAAGATATTTATGCAAAAACAACTTGCTATGCAGCAGTTAAGGATACGAGGATATCAATATAAGTTTATGGCCCTTTCCGCACAACATGCTCAAGATAATCGCATTTTTTCTTTTATCCCATTATTAAAAAAGAATCTTGAAAAGCTGAATGAGCAAATCGATTCTACATGGAAAACTTTTAACTCTAAAAAATTAATCGTAGATTTTATAGCATTTTCGACAAACATTCTTGTAACGGCTTTAGTTATTGCAGTTTCATTTTTTAGATTTTCAAATAATCAAATCAGTTTTGCAACTTCGGTTATTTTAATCTTTGCAGTGTATAGAATATTTAAAATGGCTTCTTCAATTTCGGTACAAATAGGAGTCAATAAGCAAACCTTTTTATTCTATGAAGAACTGCAAAATTATTTGCAACTTTCAGATAATATCGATTTATCAAAAAACGGCAAGATTTTAAACGGGCCTATTTCTTCTATCGAATTCCAAGATGTCAGCTTTGCTTATTCTGAAAATAATTATGTGCTCAAAAATTTATCTTTTAAAATAAATGCAGGAGAATCCGTTGCTCTTGTCGGACAAAACGGTGCCGGTAAAACCACATTGATAAAATTACTTTTACGGTTTTACGACCCGTCTTCCGGTACAATTTTAATAAACGGCATCGACATAAAAGAATTGGATATTGATTCTTACAGAAATGCTATTTCGGGAGTCTTTCAAGATTTTTCAAAATTCGCATTGACCCTTGGCGAAAATATTTTTGGAAGCGGCTCCGGCCAAGACAAAACGGTCTTTTCAAAAAAGAGCAAAATGCTTTTATCTAAAATTTTAGAAACGATGGACGATAAGTGTGATACCAATATCGGGCAGGATTTGGGCGGCAGAGAGCTATCGGGCGGTGAATGGCAAAAAATAGCTATTGCCCGCGGTCTGGAAAAAGAAAATACAAGTCTTTTTTTAGCAGATGAACCGGTATCGGCAATCGACCCGATTGAAGAAGCAAACATATATAAATATATTCTTCCCGAAAACCCAAGTCAGGCAATCACGATAATCACAACACACCGCTTAGCTTGCACAAAGGATGTAACAAAAGTATTATTATTGGAAAACGGAACATTACAGGAGTTCGATTCTCATGAAAACCTGCTAAAGACTTCCGAGCGGTACAAAGCCATTTACTGCACACAGGCGGACGCATACATTTAAATCTAAGGTAAACCTCTAAAAACTGAAGTTTTTAGAGGTTCCCTCATATTAATTTTTTAATAATCTTTTAGTTTCGTAAGGAGCTGATCCATTCACCTACGGTAAAGGTTACACTTGCACAGTATACGGGCTCTTCGACAATTAAGCCGCCTTTTCCTTCTCCTGTCCACCAGTCATAGCCTCTATCGTTTTTAGCGGGGAATTTATTTATTTTTTTAACTTCTCCGTTTACTTCTTCTTCAACATAGCCGTCCATGCTGTGATCTTGATTGATAGCAGGGTTGGAGCTGTATCCGCCCATGTCTTTTCCCCAAGGATGGAAGCCTTCTTTTGTTGTTACCATATAAGCAATAAAGGCACATGCTGTCCAAGGAAGAGGAGCATTGTTTAAAACCTGCAAATAGTGCTTATATGCATAGCCTCCGAAGCCGATATATCCGTCCTGATAAGCAGCAACGGTAATATTGTTTACGGAAGATTCGTCTGTTTCTTTAATTGAGCGCAATTTGGAGTAAACCAATAAACCCGTTTGATCCTTAGAAGATTTTTTTACCAAATCTACGCTGATGGGGCCGTCATCGGTTTTTAAGTTAAACTGAGAAACAAATAGTTTGATCCATGCGAGGGCATATTTTCCGTTTTCGTTTAAACCAAGTTCTTTAGCTGTTTTTTCCAAGCCGTCAACTATGGGCTTAAAATAAGCTTTATCGGCTTCAGGCAAAGCATCATAAGCGGCTTTTACAACCTTTGAGTACTTTTCATGAGTAAGCATGAGCAAAAAGTTTTTTCCGATAGGTTCGGATTCCAAACCCATAAACAGGGGGCTTTGACCTTCTTTTACAAAATCCCATACATTTAAAAACTTGTTTGAAGCTTCGACATTATTGTACATAAAAACTTTGCTCAAAGTTTGCAAGGCCAAGGGATTTCCGTTTTCTTTCATGTCGGTACCCGCAGATTCTTTCCACTCTTTAGGAACAAAATTATGTAAGATGCCCGTATCAATCATCTTAGCCTTAATCTGAGCTCCATCCTGAATAAGAGTCATAGAAAATTCGGGGTTAACGTTCTTATTATCGTTTGTAAGCTGGTCAAAAATAGTATTGTTCTTAGGCTGAGACCAATCTATTTTTCCGGTATAGTCGGGATATTTTGCCTTCATTGCCTCAACAAAGGTCTCTCCTGCAGTCTTACCTCGGCTTGAGTTACCCAAACCTTTTAGAACCTTTCCGTTTGATTCTTGATAGGCCTTTTCGAAAAGCTGATCAAGAGTCATACCTTCGGCTTCCTTTATTACTTTAAGAACAGCGTTGTTCTTTTCCGATTTGCCACCGCAGCTGGAAATTGCAAATAATAGCGCTGCGATTGATAATACTGAAATAATTTTTTTCATTTAAAGTCTCCTTATATCTTTATAATATTAAATATATTACATATTCTTTAAATACACAAGGGCTATTACCTTTAAGTTATAAAATAAGCGATTCTCCTTATTTGAAAAGGTTAAAAATTTACGGTATAATACCTAGTTTATTTGCAAAAAAAGGTATATAATGTTAGAATGTACTTAGACTTAAAGGAGATTTTACGTGTTTTTTGACAATTATCCTATCAAACTTTCAGATACAACAAAACCCTTTTTTTTAAAAGGCCTGAAAACCGCTCCGGCTATTTTGCTGATTCATGGTTACACGGGTTCTCCCAGAGATATGATTTGGCTGGGGCATCAGCTAAATGAAGCCGGCTACAATATATATATTCCTCGGCTTCCCGGACACGGCACAAATAAGAATGATTTTTTGACTACTAATTGGAAAGATTGGCTCCGTAAGGTTTGTGATGAGTATATTGACCTCTGTGCAATGTATGAACGAGTTTTTGTAGGAGGCCTTTCAATGGGAGGGGTATTAACCTCTCTGATTGCAGCCCGTTTTAACCCTGAAAAGATATTTTTATGTGCTCCGGCTTTTATAGCAGCGGATAATCGAATAAAACTTACTCCTTTTTTAAAGTTTTTTGTCAAAAAGATAGCAACCGTCAAAAAAACTTATGAAAATGACCCCGAATACGGCAGAGCCATATCGGACTATAACGGTGTAGAATACTTAGCAAAAACGGCTGACCTTTATAAATTACAAAGATTAGCCTTAAAAAATATGGTTTTTATAAGATCGCAAAGCCTTACAGTCTTATCAAAAGCCGATAAATTGGTGCCCTTTAAGGTAAAAGACCTCATAGATAAGACTTTAAGAAATCAAAACGACTATCTAATCCTTGAAAAAAGCAGTCACATAGTTACAAATGATGTTGAAAAAGAGCTTGTAGCAAAAAAAATAATAGAATTCTTAAAGGATTAAACTTTTTAGTAAAATTTACCGATAATATTGCAGGATTATTGTATATTTGATATGACTTTTTTAAAAAAGAGTGATATACTTATACTATATGGTTACAAGGAAGTATTAATGAGAGATTTTGATTACTATAAAAAGCAGCCCAAGGCTGATACTCATAATCATCTGAATTTAAGTATGGAGTATTCAGACTATAAAAAATGGGCAGGCTTTGAAATTCCCAATTTTCCACGCAAAATGAACGGTCTTGATGAAATGCATGAAATAATCGGACAATATACCCGCCCTGCATGTACTACAGCACAACACGTAATAGATCTAATAGAAATGTCCATAATGACCGCAATAAAAGACAATGTTGTTTGTATCGAAGGATCCGTCGATATTGGCTTTATAAAGCAGTTTAATGAGAATTTGGATGCTTTTCTGGAAGGGATAAGCGGTATAGTAAAAAAATATAAAAATAAAATCAA of the Treponema denticola ATCC 35405 genome contains:
- a CDS encoding methyl-accepting chemotaxis protein — its product is MKKRFSIRYKLIIVFGVLIAIASSMEGFLATRTARKALAEKVDTHLLDKAADIAEIIDGRVTALFQFLEGIARMPELSDSSYSYSQIVSFLQKESRFNDRIKELDITDTNGTFYYAGGSVQVSDREWFKAALAGKKFVTEPYIERATGTLVTTFAVPILDSTDTIVGVLSADVKGLLLSEYISDIVVGKTGICYILGLTGTTIADRDEELVTGHMNFSEEAKKNAAYASLAEFERMAVKADESSIGFYEYKGVSKIASHAKMKTTGWTIVINAPVNEFMGSVNTLGTSMIGTGVITFLIAQLIVFFIAGTIVKPIKTAVSALKNIAQGEGDLTVRLPIRGNDEITDLSGYFNQTISKISSSVKQVGLNTGDMEDIGNELASNMTETASAIHQISANIDGVKQQAFTQAASVSETAATIEEIIRTIKQLNGSIENQAANVAESSSAIEQMVGNIASITQTLGKTDDVIKTLASATADGKDTITGANSVTQKITEESGGLLEASSVIQHIASQTNLLAMNAAIEAAHAGEAGKGFAVVADEIRKLAEESSSQGKAITSTLKLLSGEIEALSSSSKTAEEKFNAIFTLSEQVKTMSQNLMDAMREQENGSKEVLSAIRDINMVTSQVNDGSAEMLRGGENVAKEMQKLDALTRIITDSMNEMAAGALQISNAIQEVNDISQKNKASIQNLVEEVGKFKV
- a CDS encoding ABC transporter ATP-binding protein gives rise to the protein MPEIILQNLTKRWGKFYGTDNLNLTIENNSFITLLGPSGCGKTTTLRMIAGLETPTRGKIIIDGETVFDSEQGINIPANKRKVGFLFQNYALWPNMTVYENISFGLKNIKEIMPLCDFEIKRIDDLKKILNECGKAVEIIIDSQTKDKKKGNRLDEKTALIKLIDNFIISEYTAKTVLSYGLEKAENREEKVRSIISGLDEKRASLLEKHKKTGFSVNNNYELVDEKGEVIKKIRKLENEEIDLIVRRVSRIVKIGMFMDRYPNELSGGQQQRVAIARTLAPGPKVLFMDEPLSNLDAKLRLEMRSELQRLHLDTKSTFIYVTHDQLEAMTLATKICLMDNGLLQQYDAPLDIYEKPVNLFTADFIGNPSINFIEAAGETSADGDFNLSCLEGLQFKFKPAQKIDYKEWLLKTEAEIKKQREEEAERTKNAEKENKILPFKYHIAKADEAEFDLNSPIPTEKDFIIGVRPEFIKIHENGKLTGSIYSSMPTGMETTVKIKVGNLLLTGVVFLNITYKIGEKIKFDIEGDRIMLFSSLNQRLISLGCLEK
- a CDS encoding ABC transporter permease codes for the protein MEETLTKTIPVFLNQSKDFFRKPQNLILLIFGVVLSVTTIAPVVTILLDTVAVHPGTIDAMHGPNGFTVFNWKDIFTGSLSSRNFWGPLTNTLLLAIFSCIGAILIGGVFAYLITRTNIKCKKYLNVVFIFPYIMPQWTLALTWINLFKSTAVTGGSNGILADLFGVTMPAWWAEGLFPAIVVLSLHYAAFAYILIGGIFKNMDSNLEEAALILNTSKSKIFRKVTLPLLRPAILSTILLVFGSAMGSYPVPHYLKLTTLSTKYIDLKVVRTGQASIIGVVMMLFGILILITNRLSMKSRKNYTTITGKSGQVSKVNVGKIGQYLIPAILIIFTLFTGIYPVISFAFETFLPNPGDYSFFRTGNFANLTLKWWTHHSTEDVGMYGQFGILYNRAFWMSFKGTMIVAFFCAFLAGTIGLLIGYSVSKHRRNKFANYVNDIAFLPYLLPSLAVGIAFFIFGSMLGIYDTFLLLIIVGTIKYIPFSSRSSLNSMLQISNEIEESALIQDTPWHKRMTRIIIPIQKTAILSGYLLPFITCVRELTLFMLLCSQSKISTTMLDYYDEMGLYAFSSAINLILIIFILAVNFGLNKLTKAGIDTGVGGQ
- a CDS encoding ATP-binding cassette domain-containing protein, with the translated sequence MFKKLLYSLKLVFKLNPLSLVLIFTFAIISAICSAVLLVYIKALTASLTASSSLNTFVQTNMLNLTIAGLCFLLTVSVSKYQSVYCEKAALKINKKINASILSKAEKLYGLQHLKDRQYFVTIEKLNMGDFVIENYLISFSPLIALIVNTICISLLFNFITPVLLVVLIAANIPSFFIRKKVAKIKQEEIEKGNIPSSALEYYFRKSLDAAAAKDFRLFAFTGLFLKKIDTCFSELKNLRMNSISKTSRWNLLNLLIKLICTAGIFFLFFKSIISAEMSTGAIMMIVVVLFQLSSNISGIGSFWAYLQKELDYFYNYKYFLSLQTIQNGKLIFNEPVSSIEFKSVSFGYDRRMVLENLSFKIDSKKVFALVGENGAGKSTIVKLLLRFIEPISGEILINGIPIKEFEIESYRNAISVIFQNFMRYGLSAKDNIFANQDISKYNNIDSILSSPFFKKLPNQENTQLNMGFGGYDISGGEWQRIAVMRALSKPYSLFIADEPTANIDPIEEYNIFQTIIKKTKGIRLIITHRMGSIKNCDEIFVLRNGKIEISGPHSEIMQKSEYYASLYNSQKSMYTHIEKGEANEN